The following coding sequences lie in one Leucoraja erinacea ecotype New England unplaced genomic scaffold, Leri_hhj_1 Leri_105S, whole genome shotgun sequence genomic window:
- the LOC129715219 gene encoding histone H1.11R-like, producing MAENQKGEDVGDSGGGGGGSNSTPPKARPAPDKGTAVKRRRQRQQQQPQPQPEQRRKKVLVRPTVTERVLSVAASNMERRGISLAALKKALTAMGYDVSRNNNRVNRTVRQLVQGGSLVRTSGTGASGSFRFNRTPAPKREKKTGVARRKATTRKKTRSRKPTAAHSKRSPPRRRGPKRQTKTRRTVARPFKRRPRAGVRPRAKARARLQPRRGGPRPARDYRRHRSGRGRKAARGRIKRPAGRPRKSGPRRR from the coding sequence ATGGCTGAGAACCAGAAGGgggaagatgtcggcgattccGGCGGAGGAGGCGGGGGAAGTAACTCCACCCCGCCTAAGGCGAGGCCGGCGCCGGATAAGGGAACGGCGGTAAAGAGGCGGCGGCAACGACAACAACAACAGCCGCAGCCCCAGCCTGAGCAGCGGCGCAAGAAAGTGTTGGTTCGCCCCACCGTTACCGAGCGCGTCCTCTCGGTGGCGGCGTCCAACATGGAGCGACGCGGTATCTCGCTGGCCGCCCTGAAGAAAGCGCTGACGGCCATGGGCTATgacgtgagccgcaacaacaacCGTGTCAACCGGACGGTGCGGCAGCTGGTGCAGGGGGGCTCGCTGGTGCGGACCAGCGGCACCGGTGCCTCCGGCTCCTTCAGATTCAACCGGACACCGGCGCCCAAGCGGGAGAAGAAAACGGGGGTGGCCCGCAGGAAGGCGACGACCAGGAAAAAAACGAGGTCGCGCAAGCCCACCGCCGCCCATTCCAAGAGGTCGCCGCCCAGGAGGAGGGGCCCGAAGCGCCAAACTAAAACGCGCAGGACCGTCGCCCGACCCTTCAAACGCCGCCCCAGAGCGGGCGTCCGTCCCCGCGCTAAGGCCCGGGCCCGTCTCCAGCCCCGAAGAGGTGGACCCCGGCCAGCGCGGGACTACCGCCGCCACCGGTCGGGTCGAGGAAGAAAGGCGGCCCGCGGACGGATCAAGCGGCCGGCGGGGCGCCCACGTAAATCCGGACCCAGGCGCCGGTAG